From Spirosoma agri:
TTGGCGATTGCTCCGCCCAGGTTAGTGGATGCTCCCGAAACCGAATTGCTCAGAAAACTACAGTTGATTAGCTGAGGGCTGCTGCTGCCGTTATTGATGGCTCCGCCCCGGGTAGTAGTACCGCCCACGGCCGAGTTCGAGATAAAGCTACAATTAATCAGCTGCGGGTTGCTGTTGACATTGTTGGCCATCGCCCCGCCGAAGTTACTGGCACTTCCCGACACCGAGTTAGTCAGGAAATTGCAGTTGAGAAGGAGCGGGCTACTGTTGGTAAAGTTACTGATCGCGCCACCGTAGCTAGCGCTCCCGTTCGAACCCGAAACCGAATTGCCCTCAAACCGACAGTTGGTCAGCTGTGGGCTGCTGCCGTTGCCGTTGTAGATGGCCCCGCCCCGGCTGGTAGAACCGCTCGTAACCAAAACTGAATTCGCCACAAAGCTACAGTTGCGAATGGCGGGGCTGCTGGCATCGTTGAACATCCCGCCCCCCAAGGTACCACCCGCTCCGCCCGTAATAACAAACCCATCCAGCACCGCTGTGGTGGTCAGGCTCAGACTGGCCGGATTGCTGATGACCCGAAAACTGTTGTCGCTGGTGGTGCCCAGGCTGCCAATATCCCCACTGAGGGTGGTGCTGGCGGGCTGTCCTGTGACGGGATTGATGGCCGGGCGATCGATCAGGGCTGTTTCGGTGCCCGCAAAACCACCGTAGATAGCTACCCCGTTTCGCATGGAAAAGCTGGCATTGCGGTCACTACTGTTCGTCGGTTTGTATACCCCGGCGGCAACCCATACCTGCCTGTTACCCCCGCAGTCGGCCGCCGTATTGATAGCGAGCTGGAGCTGACTGGCGCCTAACGCGTTGCTCCAACTGCTGCCGTCGCGTAGTCCCGCCCCCTGCTGGGTTACATATTGGATCGGGTTGCACGTGGGAAGCAGAACAGTAATAGTCAGGCTGGCACTGGCGGTACAGCCCGCTGCGTTCCGGGCCGTTACCGAGTAGGGCGTAGTGGTGGTGGGGCTGACCACGATCGAGTTATTGGTGCTGCCCGTTACCCAGGTGACGACAGTAGCCCCGGTGGCTACCGCCGTCAGGGTAACGGAGCTGCCCTGAGTAATGGTGGCTGACGGGCTGGCGCTGATGCTAACAGTAGGTACGTTATTGACCGTTACACTGGCCGTAGCGGTGTTGGAGCAGCCCCTGCCATCCACCCCCGTCACGGCGTAGGTGCCGGTGGTGGTCGCCGTCAGCGTGTTGCCCGTGGTGTTGTCACTCCAGGTATAGGCACTGGCTCCACTGGCGGTTAAGGTTACGGACTGCCCCTCACAGATGCTGACCGAGCCGGGACTGATGCTGACAGGTGGTCTGTACACGGTCACCTGAGCGGAGGCTGCTGCTGAACAACCATTGCCATCTACACCCGTTACGGAGTAAGTGCCGGTGGTGGTCGCCGTTAGGGTGTTGCCCGTGGTGGTGTTGCTCCAGGTGTAGGAGAGCGTCTCACCGGAGCTGGCCCCGCTGGCAGTCAGTAAGGCCGACTGCCCTTGACAGACCGTCGCTGAACTGGGGCTGATGCTGACCGTCGATTTATTGACCGTCAGGTTGAAGGCTGTAGAGGTGAGTGAGTTGCAGTTGCTGGTCACCACTAGCGAATAACTGCCTGCATTGCCAGGCTGTGGATTGTTCAGGGTGAGCGTGGCCGAGGTTTGGCCGGCCACGGGGTTGGCAAAGCTGTCTTTGTACCACTGGTAGCCCGAGACCGTACCACTTACACTTACCGGCACCGAGACAGCAGTACCCGCACAGACCACCGAACTACTGGCGGGTTGGGCATTAATGGCAATTGGCAGGAAGGTATACTGAAATTCAAAGGCGCCCATGTCTATCTTGCAGCCCACAATACGGGGATTACCCGCTAAGTCCGTTGCGCCAGCGTCGACACTGCCATCCCCAGCGTTGAGGGCGGGCGAGTTGGCCCGTAACTGGGTGGTGTTCGTACCAGCAAAGGGCGAGACCGTTGTCGTCAGGTTATTGCGATAATTCATCCCTAACCAGCCCGTTACCGAGGCCTCGACCAACGAGGAATAGACCTGTGGATAAACTTCTATATTGTAGAACGTTTTGGGGCCCCCATTGCCAAATACCACACAGTTGAACATGCTGGGTATGCATTCGCCAGTCGTCGTGTTGGACGTATTGAACATGGCCCAGCCCTGGTAGGAAGCTGTATTGCCTTGAAAGGAGCAGTTGGTCAGCGTGGGGCTGCACACGCCATCACTCCCATCGTTGGCTATAGCCCCACCCTGGTAGGTAGCCGTATTATTCAGGAAGGAGCAGTTGGTCAGCGTAGGGTTGCTTCGGCCTTTGCTCGTCCCAACGTTATACATTGCCCCGCCTATACCGTAATCATCAATTGCCGAATTGGCCACAAACGAACAGTTGGTCAGCGTAGGATTGCTTTGGCCCAAACCAGCATTAAAATTACCACCAAACCCGCTATTGAACATCGCCCCACCAAATCTGGCCGAATTTCCTTGAAAGAAGCAGTTAATCAGCGTAGGGTTGCTTCGGCCACCACAATCAGCGTTCGCTGACCCACTATTGGCCATTGCCCCGCCTTGCTTGGCCGAATTTCCTTGAAAGAAGCAGTTAATCAGCGTAGGGCTGCCATCGCTGGCACACCCAACGGCACCGTTATAGACTGCCCCGCCTGAAGACAACGCCGAATTGGCTACAAAGGAACAGTTTCGAATTAGGGGGTTCGTGTGTTCACCCTGAAAGCTGGTAAAGTTGCGCATACCCCCACCACTGTTCGTAGAGTTATCTGAACTA
This genomic window contains:
- a CDS encoding beta strand repeat-containing protein, yielding MQTRLLPSGFALWPDRSLYYILLLMLVSISSVLAQTSTIRYVKAGGTGNGSSWASASGNLQAMINASAAGDQVWVAAGTYKPTSTTSRTASFAMRPDLAIYGGFMGNETSLGARPTINPITGNPSSTTLSGDIGTVGDNSDNSYHVIANFNFLTTTAILDGFVITGGNANLSSSDNSTNSGGGMRNFTSFQGEHTNPLIRNCSFVANSALSSGGAVYNGAVGCASDGSPTLINCFFQGNSAKQGGAMANSGSANADCGGRSNPTLINCFFQGNSARFGGAMFNSGFGGNFNAGLGQSNPTLTNCSFVANSAIDDYGIGGAMYNVGTSKGRSNPTLTNCSFLNNTATYQGGAIANDGSDGVCSPTLTNCSFQGNTASYQGWAMFNTSNTTTGECIPSMFNCVVFGNGGPKTFYNIEVYPQVYSSLVEASVTGWLGMNYRNNLTTTVSPFAGTNTTQLRANSPALNAGDGSVDAGATDLAGNPRIVGCKIDMGAFEFQYTFLPIAINAQPASSSVVCAGTAVSVPVSVSGTVSGYQWYKDSFANPVAGQTSATLTLNNPQPGNAGSYSLVVTSNCNSLTSTAFNLTVNKSTVSISPSSATVCQGQSALLTASGASSGETLSYTWSNTTTGNTLTATTTGTYSVTGVDGNGCSAAASAQVTVYRPPVSISPGSVSICEGQSVTLTASGASAYTWSDNTTGNTLTATTTGTYAVTGVDGRGCSNTATASVTVNNVPTVSISASPSATITQGSSVTLTAVATGATVVTWVTGSTNNSIVVSPTTTTPYSVTARNAAGCTASASLTITVLLPTCNPIQYVTQQGAGLRDGSSWSNALGASQLQLAINTAADCGGNRQVWVAAGVYKPTNSSDRNASFSMRNGVAIYGGFAGTETALIDRPAINPVTGQPASTTLSGDIGSLGTTSDNSFRVISNPASLSLTTTAVLDGFVITGGAGGTLGGGMFNDASSPAIRNCSFVANSVLVTSGSTSRGGAIYNGNGSSPQLTNCRFEGNSVSGSNGSASYGGAISNFTNSSPLLLNCNFLTNSVSGSASNFGGAMANNVNSNPQLINCSFISNSAVGGTTTRGGAINNGSSSPQLINCSFLSNSVSGASTNLGGAIANGNNSVQLTNCVLFNNGGSNTFYNVSNASVTASYSLFDDTVTSYINGPANLTTTVSPFVSVTDTRLNGCSPAINAGDNGANTSTSDLDGNPRVYQNGRIDMGAYEYQGAAGVAITNPTVNTATVGIAFNQAFTASGGTGPYSYSLASGSLPTGLNLTSAGMLSGTPTQSGSFTLTVLGRDATGCSGAGAAYMLTVTDANPTLTGLTASPGTVCAGNVATFTATVGNLTGSYNYTLTNGLSAPLTGSSSGSAFSQSVTASGTGTQSFTLTVSANGQTASSETALTVNPLPVASLTNNGPLTCAQSSVTLTAGGAAGVPGNSYTFASGSGVLGTPGPVNSVVVSTAGTYSVTVASASGCISSTSTSVTADQQVPSVSITPSSATLSCASPTVSLTAVGSGSVRWNTGETTPVITVRVAGIYSVTVLSANGCSSMASVSVSQDNAAPVASLVSSGSLTCSVTSVTLTANPDGQRYVFSSGASQIGNTNQAVVTASGTYSVTVLSANGCSSVA